The following coding sequences are from one Schizosaccharomyces osmophilus chromosome 1, complete sequence window:
- the tsc2 gene encoding Rheb GAP, tuberin Tsc2 — protein sequence MEGTPLVSGDESSWTDADIQLYFRSTLPLKKRSAIVRNIYQRLKNYIYSSISINLVWNHIQDFFSVRTNNRDLRVLAYNLMERYIYTQKELSLMERYVFFQSIEQNEFHDLAELRLKLKTSNVLTQEGHKVSGIENKICPLLATWFIQAHQLQTKLPEERGPLKEEGLLLLAELFNFSSNLVKFQFYRVPERHALLLINSVVEVCNRTPLTEVVEKTLLLFDALVRYSSVPGSAVNDMVIILCSAFVSTFSYSKLANSVVVNLFQSHISHIVFEVIVDILRNLRTNVNAVRGAVRLMRFFVLHESSIEPMTSFTLSSSIKYTELPLGYHENIDFEILGTVFLYLRNPAICSQLSSVDWRRIFNILTFSSSYLPLELSESKKSINYATAFANLYDRILDVLEIDAFTPSFIFFEENLIRFFYKILPLLKAPILKRLVQYIDVCNLTCPSSSYWTTNLSFLYKVSRTDFLSEQDQANVLKMIQKTCSLLDNHSVPEFYRVFLLPALNNVDNSKDEGLIAPLYNMLFFIHTNHSFIELEDIITLYQQIIHSSNSGNVNVRLATSSLIRLFYFYFDLKSKKGAATLLLTLLSLLSKSSSPKLSRLLCLQLFLRFRRNAQGIYLVEYLHEQAAFSDFGLLDESTPYVYPVSDSFINDILVDKHCWERSPSEIFDEKDESGKVSVFTFPATLLLNVYRDIVLMETEWNMFSCFIAHFPDQLSNRSLFIQSILQIRELVNIFCELISERLALPAAVPEDVRKAHIMIPLLQGALMSFGYLDHFTRAEKDELVNAFLPGLEKRNEVCHICIHALLLCCYEMPVSISKHLPAILTRLSRLITKSDLSVHILEFLSSLARLPDLIANFTDADFRQVFGVSLKYIQHYNVTKDGRPQTDDNVVIKQSYSSYVLALAYSILQVWFLSVRINERKKFVPWILRGLSLAAEGQPLDDLSLVQYDMMQRFCYSNSDIHNQAPSGIDPHMDSQTWIRGNSLFTVNVSKNLNYMQALVRRPSGTTQYTFRNMAYLRSWMLGEDLSSSNDLPSHNGFAPTPSSFLSHFLDPQGISVNGHPILLPDNDSVRRAISVFDRVPVIESLKAGVVYVGYQQTAEADILANTDPSHGFKEFLNGLGVFKELKGSKELYTGGLDREHNIDGEFAYYWRDKVTQLVFHCTTLMPTSFERDPSCTMKKRHIGNDFVNIIFNESGLVYDFDTIPSQFSFVNIVISPEFEPGNSSNESAKFYKVEAQTKYDIDFSLFNSHKVVSLKSLPAVVRDVTLNAAVFSHIYHQGAGDYVSIWTERLRQLKRLRERFLPARLIEEDHDGQMQMKIINGTNFSDFTSYL from the coding sequence atggaaGGAACACCTTTGGTTTCTGGCGATGAATCTAGCTGGACCGATGCAGATATTCAGCTCTACTTTCGTTCAACTCttcctttaaaaaagagaagtGCTATTGTTAGAAATATTTACCAGAGACTGAAGAATTATATATACTCGTCTATATCTATAAATCTAGTATGGAATCATATAcaagatttcttttctgtgCGAACAAATAACCGAGATTTGCGGGTGTTGGCATATAATCTAATGGAAAGGTATATTTATACGCAAAAGGAGCTGTCTTTGATGGAAAGATACGTGTTCTTTCAGTCCATTGAACAGAATGAGTTTCATGATCTGGCAGAGCTTCGACTAAAGCTCAAAACCTCAAATGTTTTGACGCAGGAGGGACATAAGGTATCtggaattgaaaacaaaatttgtCCTTTGCTAGCGACGTGGTTCATTCAAGCTCACCAGCTTCAAACAAAACTCCCTGAAGAGCGGGGTCCTCTCAAGGAAGAAGGTTTGCTGCTTTTGGCAGAGTTATTTAACTTTTCTAGTAATTTGGtaaaattccaattttATAGGGTTCCTGAGCGCCACGCACTTTTGCTCATTAATTCAGTCGTTGAAGTCTGCAACCGAACTCCCTTAACAGAGGTAGTTGAAAAAACattacttctttttgacGCTCTTGTCCGTTACTCTTCTGTTCCTGGATCTGCTGTAAATGATATGGTTATTATTTTATGCAGCGCTTTTGTTAGTACATTTTCCTATTCCAAGCTGGCCAACTCAGTCGTTGTTAATTTGTTCCAAAGCCATATTTCCCACATTGTCTTTGAAGTTATTGTAGATATTCTGCGAAACTTAAGGACAAATGTGAACGCTGTTCGTGGTGCTGTTCGTCTTATGCGTTTTTTTGTCTTGCACGAGTCAAGTATAGAACCTATGACATCTTTTACTTTAAGTTCCTCCATAAAATATACAGAACTTCCTTTGGGCTATCACGAAAACATTGATTTTGAGATCCTTGGAACCGTTTTCTTATATTTACGAAATCCTGCTATTTGCTCCCAATTGTCTTCGGTCGATTGGAGACGTATTTTTAATATCCtaacattttcttcaagttATTTACCCTTAGAATTATCAGAATCCAAAAAGTCGATTAATTATGCTACCGCCTTTGCAAATTTATATGACCGAATATTGGATGTTTTGGAGATTGATGCTTTTACACCTTcgtttatcttttttgaagaaaatcttattagattcttttataaaatactTCCTCTTTTGAAGGCCCCGATTTTAAAGAGACTTGTTCAGTACATAGATGTCTGTAATCTTACTTGCCCTTCAAGCTCTTATTGGACTACtaatctttcatttttatacaaAGTAAGTCGGACTGACTTTCTTTCTGAACAAGATCAGGCGaatgttttgaagatgATTCAGAAAACTTGCTCATTACTGGATAACCATTCTGTGCCAGAGTTTTATagagtttttcttcttccagCCTTAAATAACGTCGATAACTCAAAAGATGAGGGTTTAATTGCTCCTTTATATAATATGCTCTTTTTTATCCATACTaatcattcttttattgaGTTAGAGGATATAATAACGCTTTATCAGCAAATAATTCATTCCTCCAATAGTGGAAATGTAAATGTTCGGCTTGCTACAAGCTCATTAATTCgccttttctatttttattttgatttgaAATCTAAAAAAGGGGCTGCCACCCTTCTATTGACACTTTTGTCTTTGCTGAGTAAAAGCAGCTCTCCGAAACTAAGCAGATTATTGTGCCTACAGTTATTTCTTCGATTCCGTAGGAATGCACAAGGAATATATTTGGTTGAATACTTACACGAACAAGCTGCTTTCTCAGACTTCGGTTTGTTAGACGAATCAACACCCTACGTCTATCCTGTTTCAGATTCGTTTATCAATGATATTTTAGTTGACAAACATTGTTGGGAAAGATCGCCTTCCGAAATTTTTGACGAGAAGGATGAAAGCGGGAAAGTAAGTGTATTCACATTCCCTGCAACTTTACTGTTAAATGTCTACAGAGATATCGTCCTCATGGAAACCGAATGGAATATGTTTAGTTGTTTTATTGCTCATTTCCCCGATCAGTTAAGCAACCGgagtttatttattcagtcaattcttcaaattaGGGAGTTAGTTAACATTTTTTGTGAATTGATTTCTGAGCGCTTAGCACTGCCTGCTGCTGTACCTGAAGATGTTCGGAAAGCCCACATTATGATACCTCTTCTTCAAGGTGCTTTAATGTCGTTCGGATATTTGGATCATTTCACACGGGCTGAGAAAGACGAATTGGTTAATGCGTTCCTACCAGGgcttgaaaaaagaaatgaggTTTGTCATATTTGTATACATGCCTTGCTATTATGTTGCTATGAAATGCCAGTGTCTATTAGCAAACATCTGCCAGCTATTTTGACAAGACTGTCCAGGCTGATTACTAAATCAGATTTAAGCGTTCATATTCTAGAATTTTTATCTAGTTTGGCTAGATTGCCGGACCTTATTGCTAATTTCACTGATGCTGATTTTCGGCAAGTTTTCGGGGTTTCCTTAAAATACATTCAACATTACAATGTTACAAAAGATGGGAGGCCACAAACAGATGACAACGTTGTTATCAAGCAGTCTTATTCGAGTTATGTGTTAGCTTTGGCATACAGTATTCTTCAAGTCTGGTTCCTTTCAGTACGGATAAATGAACGTAAAAAGTTTGTTCCATGGATATTACGAGGATTAAGTTTGGCGGCTGAAGGCCAACCTCTTGATGATTTGAGCTTGGTTCAGTATGATATGATGCAAAGATTCTGTTATTCGAACTCTGATATTCATAACCAAGCACCGAGTGGTATTGATCCTCACATGGATTCACAAACCTGGATTCGTGGAAATTCCCTTTTTACTGTTAACGTatcaaagaatttgaaCTATATGCAAGCTCTTGTACGTCGTCCTTCTGGTACAACACAATATACATTTAGAAATATGGCTTATTTAAGAAGCTGGATGCTTGGGGAAGACTTGTCGAGTTCCAACGATCTACCATCTCATAATGGGTTTGCTCCGACGCCTAGTAGCTTTTTGTCACATTTTTTGGATCCACAGGGTATTTCTGTCAATGGTCATCCAATTCTTTTACCAGATAATGACTCCGTGCGGAGAGCGATTAGTGTTTTTGACAGGGTTCCAGTTATTGAATCTCTGAAGGCTGGAGTCGTTTATGTCGGTTATCAACAGACTGCGGAAGCAGATATATTAGCCAATACAGACCCTTCTCACGGATTCAAAGAATTTCTTAATGGTCTTGGTGTTTTCAAGGAATTGAAAGGTAGCAAAGAACTTTATACTGGAGGTTTGGATCGAGAACATAATATTGACGGTGAATTTGCCTATTATTGGAGAGACAAGGTCACCcaacttgtttttcattgtACAACATTGATGCCTACGAGCTTTGAACGGGATCCTAGCTGCACCATGAAAAAACGGCATATTGGAAAtgattttgtaaatattatttttaacGAATCGGGTCTAGTTTATGATTTTGACACTATCCCTAGTCAGTTCagttttgtaaatatagTAATATCGCCTGAATTTGAACCAGGTAACTCGTCAAATGAGTCTGCCAAATTCTATAAAGTGGAAGCCCAAACGAAATATGATATAGATTTTAGTCTTTTTAACAGCCATAAGGTTGTTTCATTGAAATCTTTGCCTGCTGTTGTGCGAGATGTGACATTGAATGCAGCAGTCTTTTCTCATATCTATCATCAGGGTGCTGGTGATTATGTTTCAATATGGACTGAGCGTTTACGACAACTGAAACGATTAAGAGAACGGTTTTTACCTGCGCGTTTGATTGAGGAGGATCATGATGGACAGATGCAGATGAAAATCATAAATGGCACAAACTTTTCGGATTTCACAAGTTATCTCTAA
- a CDS encoding GPI-remodelling mannose-ethanolamine phosphate phosphodiesterase, translating into MKITLLLYFLFSFILVYYLERTIHVRSHTKCHWSKWESWPHKAKPFHVALVADPQIVDNGTYNYPRPLLRLVQFIADQYLFRHWRYLHKKLQPDLTIIMGDLMDTGREFNLEEWDKDLERFNKIFDFNAAEHVEVYPGNHDIGFGEKTFYEKIKTFESTYGSTSRSVIAGNHTLALVDGIRLSNTLSPDIYGKPKSYLEFLNKKKEPSSPRILFGHVPLYRPDGTSCGKLREQKDTISFGYGYQYQNVLSKELSEEVLKNVEPVAAFAGDDHDYCEVVHSYNDDYGSLKEVPEYNVKAFAMTSGIRRPGYQLLSLYYVHEEGKAPSESYQTHPCLLPDQIAIYLFYGICSLFLFVVVTYYANDYYQKSGRLLPLYHTQAQNRRSNSRRHYKSIIHKAFHHFIFLTWPAVLFFLVLNVFSV; encoded by the coding sequence ATGAAGATTACGCTCTTGctttatttccttttttcttttattttggtCTATTATTTAGAAAGGACGATTCACGTTCGGTCACATACGAAATGCCATTGGTCTAAATGGGAAAGCTGGCCTCACAAAGCAAAGCCTTTCCATGTTGCCTTGGTAGCGGATCCACAGATCGTGGATAATGGTACTTACAACTATCCTCGTCCTTTGTTACGTCTTGTGCAATTTATCGCCGACCAGTATTTGTTTCGACATTGGCGGTACCTTCATAAAAAGCTCCAGCCTGATTTGACAATCATCATGGGTGACTTGATGGATACTGGAAGAGAGTTTAATCTTGAAGAGTGGGATAAAGATCTAGAAAGattcaacaaaattttCGATTTCAACGCTGCTGAGCATGTTGAAGTTTATCCTGGAAATCACGATATTGGCTTTGGGGAAAAGActttttacgaaaaaattaaaacatTTGAGTCTACTTATGGGTCCACCTCTCGATCCGTAATTGCTGGCAATCATACCCTGGCTTTGGTTGATGGAATCCGACTCTCAAACACTTTGTCACCCGACATTTACGGGAAACCAAAATCTTACTTGGAGTTtttgaacaagaagaaagaaccATCCTCACCGCGAATACTTTTTGGTCATGTTCCTTTATATCGTCCGGATGGCACATCCTGTGGGAAATTGCGCGAACAAAAGGATACTATATCTTTCGGTTATGGATACCAATACCAGAACGTACTCTCCAAAGAGCTTTCTGAAGAAGTCCTAAAGAATGTAGAACCAGTTGCCGCATTTGCCGGTGATGATCATGACTATTGCGAAGTTGTTCACAGTTATAATGACGACTATGGTTCTCTAAAGGAGGTCCCTGAATACAATGTTAAAGCATTTGCAATGACAAGTGGAATACGAAGGCCAGGTTATCAATTACTATCGCTGTATTACGTTcatgaagaaggaaaggcGCCTTCAGAATCTTACCAAACGCATCCTTGCCTACTTCCTGACCAAATTGctatatatttattttacggaatttgttctttatttttatttgttgtGGTTACATATTATGCAAACGATTATTACCAAAAGTCTGGCCgtcttcttcctttataCCATACCCAAGCACAAAATAGGCGTTCCAACTCTCGTCGTCATTACAAAAGCATCATACATAAAGCATTCCACCACTTCATATTTCTCACCTGGCCAGCagtattattttttttggttttgaatGTTTTCAGCGTGTAG
- the vps55 gene encoding vacuolar sorting protein Vps55: MSDLKKIIGLSSVLAIGFMLVILSGALYRNWYPLLIVIPFLLAPLPQLLTERYSSSHDFLQEEDRNLLDFGRFVFGATISTGFALPIVFVNVSLTNIPAAVMSCIGGFIIFLVITTYSQAFAAHEEEF; the protein is encoded by the exons atGTCTGATCTAAAAAA AATCATTGGTCTTTCTTCG gtgCTAGCCATTGGCTTTATGCTTGTAATCTTGTCCGGTGCTCTTTACAGAAATTGGTATCCTTTGCTCATTG TCATTCCCTTTTTGCTGGCACCTCTACCCCAATTGCTCACCGAACGGTATTCTTCTAGTCATGACTTCTTACAAGAAGAGGATCG TAATCTTTTAGACTTTGGtcgatttgtttttggcGCTACCATCAGTACTGGCTTTG CCCTTCCTATCGTCTTTGTAAATGTGAGCCTAACGAATATACCGGCTGCAGTAATGAGTTGCATTGGTGGCTTTATCATCTTTTTGGTGATTACCACTTATTCTCAAGCTTTTGCTGCCCATGAGGAAGAATTTTAA
- the bmt2 gene encoding rRNA (adenine) methyltransferase activity Bmt2: protein MRRPVSVKDRVAKQKQAHPKGLKGNKLIRHYHNLLKEKARLTATQAPVQQIQDVEQQLEAIGIDAYQKASQNGQNSQKGGDSSKILVEWIRADPSFYSKHPNDRPQQMLEIGSVSVDNKCSTCGLFSVTRIDLHSSHPLIQEQDVLTRSPKQGQFHGISCSLVLNFAPPNLRAQILWKCSQLLLPPNSTHPPWFFLVLPAPCVTNSRYMDGATLHSILHHFGFTLRYSSISKKIAYYLYAYDHPCSTNLSWKKKIVHDGPSRNNFFIPCLSS from the exons ATGCGTCGTCCCGTCTCAGTCAAGGATCGCGTTgccaaacaaaagcaagcCCATCCAAAAGGTCTCAAGGGAAACAAACTCATTCGCCATTACCATAATCTGCTCAAGGAAAAAGCCCGGCTTACAGCTACCCAGGCCCCTGTCCAACAAATCCAAGATGTCGAGCAACAATTAGAAGCCATTGGAATTGACGCTTACCAAAAGGCAAGTCAAAATGGCCAAAACAGCCAAAAGGGCGGTGATTCCAGTAAAATCTTGGTCGAATGGATTCGCGCCGATCCCAGTTTCTATTCCAAACATCCAAACGATCGTCCACAGCAAATGTTGGAAATCGGAAGCGTTTCCGTAGACAACAAATGCTCCACTTGCGGCTTATTTTCCGTTACTAGAATCGACCTCCATTCCTCCCATCCTCTCATCCAAGAACAAGATGTCTTGACCCGCTCTCCAAAACAAGGTCAG TTTCACGGGATTAGTTGctctttggttttaaacTTTGCACCCCCAAATTTGAGAGCTCAAATTCTGTGGAAATGCTCTCAGCTACTGCTTCCCCCCAATTCTACTCATCCTCCTTGGTTCTTTTTAGTGCTTCCTGCTCCTTGTGTCACCAACTCTCGCTACATGGATGGTGCTACGCTTCATTCCATTCTGCACCACTTTGGCTTCACCCTTCGTTATTCCTCTAtctcaaagaaaattgcttattatttatatgcATATGATCATCCTTGCTCAACCAACTTATCctggaaaaagaaaatcgtTCACGACGGTCCATCAAGaaataacttttttatcCCATGCTTGTCCAGCTAA
- the pgk1 gene encoding phosphoglycerate kinase Pgk1, whose translation MSLSTKLAITDVDLKGKNVLMRVDFNVPLDGDRITNNARIVGALPTIKYAIEQQPKAVILMSHLGRPNGSRVDKYSMKPVAEELTKLLNRDVKFLNDCVGADVEKTCKEANNGQVILLENLRFHIEEEGSAKVDGNKVKADSASVESFRKSLTALGDIFVNDAFGTAHRAHSSMVGVEKTRVSGFLMKKELDYFAKALENPARPFLAILGGAKVADKIQLIDNLLDKVNRLIICGGMSFTFLKVLKNMKIGNSLFDEAGSKNVQGMIEKAKKNNVEIFLPIDFVTADKFDKEANTGSANAEQGIPDGWMGLDCGTQSSKQFDEVIQSSKTIVWNGPAGVFEFEKFATGTKTMLDSCVKSANAGNAVIIGGGDTATAAVKYGKENDVSHVSTGGGASLELLEGKALPGVVALSSK comes from the coding sequence ATGTCTTTGTCTACTAAGCTCGCTATCACCGATGTTGATTTGAAGGGCAAGAATGTGTTGATGCGTGTCGACTTCAACGTCCCTTTGGACGGTGACCGCATTACCAACAACGCTCGTATTGTTGGTGCCCTCCCCACCATTAAGTATGCCATTGAGCAACAACCCAAGGCTGTCATCTTGATGTCCCACTTGGGCCGCCCTAACGGCTCTCGTGTCGACAAGTACTCTATGAAGCCCGTCGCTGAAGAACTCACCAAGCTCTTGAACCGCGACGTCAAGTTCCTCAACGACTGTGTTGGCGCTGATGTCGAAAAGACCTGCAAGGAGGCCAACAACGGCCAAGTCATCCTTTTGGAGAACTTGCGTTTCCACATCGAGGAAGAAGGTTCCGCCAAGGTTGACGGCAACAAGGTCAAGGCCGACTCTGCTTCCGTCGAGTCTTTCCGTAAGTCTTTGACCGCTCTCGGTGACATTTTCGTCAACGACGCTTTCGGTACCGCTCACCGTGCTCACTCTTCCATGGTTGGTGTCGAGAAGACCCGTGTCTCTGGTTTCCTCATGAAGAAGGAACTCGACTACTTCGCCAAGGCTTTGGAAAACCCTGCTCGCCCTTTCCTTGCCATCTTGGGTGGTGCTAAGGTTGCCGACAAGATCCAATTGATTGACAACCTCCTTGACAAGGTCAACCGCCTCATCATCTGTGGTGGTATGTCTTTCACCTTCTTGAAGGTTCTCAAGAACATGAAGATTGGTAACTCCCTCTTCGACGAAGCCGGTTCCAAGAACGTTCAAGGCATGATCGAAAAGGCCAAGAAGAACAATGTCGAAATCTTCCTCCCCATCGACTTCGTCACCGCCGACAAGTTCGACAAGGAAGCTAACACTGGCTCCGCCAACGCCGAACAAGGTATCCCTGACGGCTGGATGGGTTTGGACTGCGGTACCCAATCCTCCAAGCAATTTGATGAAGTCATCCAATCCTCCAAGACCATCGTCTGGAACGGTCCCGCTGGTGTCTTTGAATTCGAAAAGTTCGCTACTGGTACCAAGACCATGCTCGACTCTTGTGTCAAGAGCGCCAATGCTGGTAACGCTGTCATCATTGGTGGTGGTGATACTGCTACTGCTGCTGTTAAGTACGGTAAGGAGAACGACGTCTCTCACGTCTCCACTGGTGGTGGTGCTTCTCTCGAACTCTTGGAAGGTAAGGCCCTTCCCGGTGTTGTTGCCCTCTCCTCCAAGTAA
- the kap123 gene encoding karyopherin/importin beta family nuclear import signal receptor Kap123 produces the protein MDSQFTLELTQLLYQSTAPDTTQITEATRALETKYLKEPSSLLSLLHIMGTCENFQVRQLAAIEARKLCHKYWPDVPADVQNQVRANLLEITIKEPEGIVCHAFGRVIAALAKMDLPDGKWNDLSGFLVQAAMDPNDSIREMAIYVLYSIAETVDLDSKLLLDFVHLFSRTITDSSRTVRVTSVQGLGAVAEVLESDDKKLLHAYRDTLPSMLIVLQDVVQVGDEDACKTVFDVFNTFLIVSGAIISKALGNIIELITGISTSKQVDGEIRCMALSFIISCIRFKSRKLQALKLGKSLILSLMQVATEDTTEDADEDCPARLALRAIDLLSTHLSPTQVFYPMLEAIMTFSQSPDPGHRKAALLSIGVAVEGSSESVASSLLNIFPLIVNGLCDVDMNVRQAALLALSQIAVEIPMEVSKHHAQFLPLVFELMSTQGVKVGKSACNCIDALLEGLDRAEISGYMPMLMERLVGLLDSNVTADIKSCVAAAIGSAAFAAQEDFLPYFERTMASLSNCLHTSDDDEGYELRGTVMDTLGAIANAVGKQAFLPFTEQLIQLAYEGIQIDHSRLRECSFCFYAVLARVYKEEFAPFLPHIVPALFKSLDQDESDVLSEKVGAPSADEIGQLLESSEGNDEEDDEELEKAMGVNSAIAMEKEIAADALGEICTYVGAPFAEYLEPTVEKLVSSTTHFYEGVRKSSLTSLWRCATTFYRVCNLPQWKAGLPLQVPVPDAVQNIFAAVRKCSFDTLDEEYEKTVATDILRNLAEAIKTCGPVVLGDDYPKICEIVMEVLQKQHIVQAGDIFDEDFEEEDVVSNEEVDDTEQDAMFIDSACDVVIALSMALAESFVESFQIFFPHIVKYYSSNNGTERAMAVACIGEVAGGIESAITPFTADVFTLFMTALEDPEGEVRSNAAYSMGLLCQFSTENLSSEYLNILQKLQPFFTQEIFRTALDNAIGCISRLILHNQNAIPLDQVLPIVLSKLPLKEDYLENAPLYYMILHLYRQKNPILLQHLGDLIPVFASVLTGPAEQLNAELRAQLINLLKEIAPEFQTLISTFPHLVALLQ, from the coding sequence ATGGACTCTCAATTTACTCTTGAATTGACTCAGTTGCTGTATCAGAGCACTGCTCCTGATACCACTCAAATCACAGAGGCTACTCGTGCCTTGGAAACAAAGTACTTGAAGGAACCTAGCTCTTTGTTGTCCTTGTTACACATTATGGGCACATGCGAAAACTTTCAAGTCCGCCAGCTTGCAGCTATTGAAGCTCGTAAGCTGTGCCACAAGTATTGGCCCGATGTCCCTGCTGATGTACAAAATCAAGTTCGTGCCAACTTGTTGGAAATCACCATTAAAGAACCCGAGGGCATCGTATGCCATGCTTTTGGTCGTGTCATTGCTGCGTTGGCTAAAATGGATCTTCCCGACGGAAAATGGAATGATCTTTCTGGATTTTTGGTTCAAGCTGCCATGGATCCAAACGATTCCATTCGTGAAATGGCTATCTATGTTCTTTATTCCATTGCTGAAACCGTCGATTTGGACAGCAAGTTGCTCTTagattttgttcatttgtTCTCTCGTACCATCACCGATTCTAGCCGTACTGTCCGAGTCACTTCCGTTCAAGGCTTGGGTGCCGTCGCTGAAGTTTTGGAATCCGATgacaaaaagcttttgcaTGCCTATCGTGATACCTTACCTAGCATGCTCATTGTTTTGCAAGACGTCGTTCAAGTTGGCGATGAAGATGCCTGCAAAACTGTCTTTGACGTTTTCAATACTTTCCTCATCGTCTCCGGCGCCATCATCTCTAAGGCCCTTGGAAATATCATTGAATTGATCACTGGCATCTCCACATCGAAGCAAGTTGATGGCGAAATTCGTTGTATGGCCTTGTCCTTCATCATTTCATGTATCCGCTTCAAGTCGCGTAAATTGCAAGCTCTCAAACTTGGCAAATCTTTAATCCTTTCCCTCATGCAAGTTGCTACTGAAGATACTACCGAAGATGCTGACGAGGATTGCCCTGCCCGTCTTGCTTTACGTGCCATTGATCTTCTTTCCACCCACTTGTCTCCTACCCAAGTGTTCTATCCCATGTTGGAGGCAATCATGACTTTCTCTCAATCCCCCGATCCTGGTCACCGTAAGGCCGCTTTATTGTCCATCGGTGTCGCCGTCGAGGGTTCTTCCGAGTCCGTTGCTTCAAGCCTTCTTAACATCTTTCCTCTTATTGTCAATGGCTTATGTGATGTTGACATGAACGTTCGTCAAGCTGCTCTCTTGGCTCTTAGTCAAATTGCCGTCGAAATTCCTATGGAGGTTTCAAAGCATCATGCTCAATTCTTGCCCCTCGTTTTCGAGTTGATGTCCACTCAAGGTGTTAAAGTTGGAAAGTCTGCTTGTAACTGTATTGACGCTTTGCTTGAAGGTCTTGACAGAGCTGAAATTAGTGGTTATATGCCCATGCTTATGGAACGTCTTGTTGGTCTTTTAGACTCCAATGTCACCGCTGACATCAAAAGTTGTGTTGCTGCCGCCATTGGCTCCGCCGCTTTTGCTGCTCAAGAAGACTTTTTGCCCTATTTTGAACGTACCATGGCTAGCTTGTCCAACTGCTTACACACATCTGATGATGATGAGGGTTATGAACTTCGCGGTACCGTTATGGATACTTTGGGTGCTATTGCTAATGCCGTCGGTAAGCAAGCTTTTTTGCCTTTCACCGAACAGCTCATTCAATTAGCTTATGAAGGTATCCAAATTGATCATTCTCGTCTCCGCGAATGCTCATTTTGCTTCTATGCTGTTTTGGCTCGTGTCTACAAGGAAGAATTTGCTCCCTTCCTACCTCACATCGTGCCAGCCTTGTTCAAATCTCTTGACCAGGATGAATCTGATGTCTTAAGTGAAAAGGTCGGCGCCCCTAGTGCCGATGAAATCGGTCAATTGCTCGAGTCCTCTGAAGGCAAcgacgaagaagatgacgaagaattagaaaaggCTATGGGTGTAAACTCGGCTATTGCTATGGAGAAGGAGATCGCTGCTGATGCTTTGGGTGAAATTTGCACTTATGTCGGTGCTCCTTTTGCCGAATACCTTGAGCCTACTGTCGAAAAGTTGGTTTCCTCTACTACTCACTTTTATGAAGGTGTTCGAAAGTCTTCTTTGACCAGCTTATGGCGTTGTGCTACTACTTTCTATAGAGTTTGCAACTTACCCCAATGGAAAGCTGGATTGCCTTTGCAAGTTCCAGTTCCTGATGCCGtacaaaacatttttgCTGCTGTTAGAAAATGCTCTTTCGATACTTTGGACgaagaatatgaaaagaCCGTCGCTACCGATATCCTTCGTAACCTTGCCGAAGCCATTAAGACATGCGGTCCTGTTGTTTTAGGCGATGATTATCCCAAGATTTGCGAAATTGTTATGGAAGtacttcaaaaacaacatatTGTCCAAGCTGGTGATATCTTTGATGAAGACTTTGAAGAGGAAGATGTTGTTAGTAACGAAGAAGTTGACGATACTGAACAAGATGCTATGTTTATCGATTCTGCTTGCGATGTTGTCATTGCCCTTTCAATGGCCTTGGCTGAATCCTTCGTGGagtcttttcaaatattcTTCCCTCATATCGTTAAATATTATTCAAGCAACAACGGTACTGAACGTGCTATGGCTGTTGCTTGCATAGGTGAAGTTGCTGGAGGTATTGAATCTGCTATTACACCTTTCACTGCTGATGTTTTCACATTATTTATGACTGCTTTAGAAGATCCCGAGGGAGAAGTTCGCAGCAATGCTGCTTACTCGATGGGTTTGTTATGTCAATTCTCTACTGAAAATCTTTCTTCTGAGTACCTCAacattcttcaaaaactcCAACCTTTCTTTACCCAAGAAATCTTCCGTACTGCTCTTGATAATGCTATCGGTTGTATTTCTCGTTTAATCTTGCATAATCAAAATGCTATTCCTTTGGATCAGGTCTTACCCATTGTCTTGTCCAAGCTTCCTTTGAAGGAAGATTACTTAGAAAACGCACCCTTATACTACAtgattcttcatctttaccGTCAAAAGAACCCTATTCTGTTGCAACATTTGGGTGATTTAATTCCTGTCTTTGCATCTGTTTTGACGGGACCTGCCGAGCAGCTCAATGCTGAGTTACGTGCCCAGCTTATAAACTTACTTAAGGAGATTGCTCCCGAATTCCAAACTCTCATTTCTACATTCCCTCATTTGGTTGCTTTATTACAGTAA